Part of the Quercus lobata isolate SW786 chromosome 6, ValleyOak3.0 Primary Assembly, whole genome shotgun sequence genome, GCTACTATCAGTGGCTGTTGGCGGAACAGTGAAGGTGGAGCTATGTACGATCGGCACTTGGGTTTTGTGGGTTATGGGTAGGGATGGTCATACCCATTGAGTAATGGATATTCGATATCCAACCCTACCTGATCCAAATGTTCCGAGTAATACCCGGTTCTTCATGGGTACAGCTTAACCGGATAAGGTATGAATATTACCCGAATTGtttgggtagggtatggatattcTCCAAACCTGACccgtattaaaaaataaataaataaataaataaaaaatcctttCTCACCGAACGAAAACctcaaaaaataatagataaattaaaatcaaaattatgcaaaatgaaaagaaacaaaccTTGTAGTCGAGAGTGGGATCCAAGCCGATCAAAGATCTGATTTCCCATTCGTCTATATCAACATCTCCACCTCTAAACGACCGATTAGACTATTCATCGGCGTCGTCATTTTGGTCATCGAGCTCTCTACAAAGCTTTCTTTGCGAAGCTCTTTGGTCTTTCTTAAAGCACTCATCGAACGCCGATGATCACGGCATGTCGTCGTGATTGCGTGTGTTGTTAGTATCTCGCCTCCATTCTCGTCGCTCGACCTCGCCATCGATGAGTGACCACGGCGATGATTTCGAGGATGCAAGGGATCCGAACACCTTTTCGACTCGGGCTCGAAAGCTATCGTCTATGGATTCTGAGGACGCcattgaaggagaaggagatTTTTTGAGGTTTTCGTTCGGTGTGTATTAtgtttttaagtaaaatttttggattttttttttttaaaaaaaaaaaaaatttaaatgggtTTCGTgtttcgggtagggtatggatatccaTGGATAATATATCCAGGTAAGATTCGGGTATGGATACTAATGGTATTGATATTCGGGCATCCATGGGCAAACTtttcgggtagggtatgggTATACCCGATCTATACCCTACCCATGGCCATCCCTAGTTGTGGGTAGGTTTGTGTTGTGGTGCTCAAAACTTGATGGATGCTGCTGTGTGGATTTTGACAGTAGCAAGATGGTGGAGGTAGAGGGTGATGCTGGCAGGATTTTGTGAGGTTTTCTGTAGTGGTAGGCAAAGATACTATTCTTCTGGTGGGTGGAAAATGCAATGGCCgaaactctctcttttcttttgtttttcaaatattttctgGTTTGGATTGACTGCAGTGATGCTTCAAACAGATCAgtgtttgctctgataccaaaactgatgcaggacaaccagaacaaaatGAAACAACAAGAAAATAAGGGGATATGGCCTAAGAGTCAACTCCTAGGCCTTGCTTAGAGTCAACACCAAGCGGGGGGAACCATTAGGAGTCAGCATTTAGGGTGGACCTGGAGTCAACACTAAACCAAAGAGAGACCAAATGgccattttttcattcatcaaaatatcaattatcTCCTCAAAAAGTACAATAGGatgcttataaaggattgctaaacccTAGCTCTAATTGgttaggaaaccctaattgccttattacaaaaataaccttgcttccaaattaaaattctaatagcctaataaactactaggacctaaaacataaaaatacaattcacttgtaaatataaataatactaaacaataattttcttgCGTCTCCCGCATCATAAGAAGATTTAGTATCTATACAGCAGCTCCAACAACAACTAGGGTACCATTCACACTTcataggaaaataaataactgaAGGATTCAAAACTGGCATAGTCATGAAGATTCAGATATGTTCAAATAATCTGGCAGTAAAGgggaaacaaaaaaaggaagttGAAATTTATCTGCTTAAGAAAATTGTCAACCCTATGCTTCCAGGTACTAAACCCAAACTATCTTTAATTATTTCAATTCTGCAAAGCAGGATGACATGATACTTAAAGATAACTACGGCAGAAAGGGGCAAGCGATTCAAAAGGAATGTCTCTTTATTCTTTCCATAGTTATTAGTATGGATCTCAAACGTTATTTTCAGGGCTTCTCAAATGGCATCAGTCATAAGGATAAGACTTGAATCTTGCCGAGGACTATGATCTTGTTAGTTTTAGCAAACAATTATTGATGCATATTCTTGTGAGTAATACGAAACAAGTACGAATGGAGTTTCATCCATGCCAAAAAAGAGAGTCCTACTTCTCTTATTTTCAGTCAAAATCACTCAAATGGAAAAGATGAAAAACTAGGAAAACAAAGTAATCTTGCACTCCCaagaatgaaaaacaatttaaatgaAGACAGATAATTGATTATGAAATATTTGTACCTGTTGATGACCTGTCATTCGAGTTTTTGGGTGTTTGCTGACAAAAGGTTCCCAAAGGAACATAGTAAAATCATCAGATCCAGAGACCAATCTTTCAGGGGCATTGCCTTTCATTTTGTTATACCTTTCCAAAGCAACCTATATTTATTAATAGAGTGAAATGCAATTAGTTCCATATTAAGGAAGATGgaggaagattaaaaaaaaaattggcatgaaGCCTGGGCTCAACATGACCAATAACCTATGGTTGCATGAAGCATGTGCAAATAAAAATGAACGTAACCTGGAGAATCAAACTTAAGTAACATTGCATAAAACAACAAGCCTCCAGTCTTCCCCAAATTATTTAagacaaaaatcaaaaagaaaaagctacaTAATACATATGTAACATGATTGCAGGAAAACTCAAACAAGAGCCCCTAAAAAAGGCCTTATTCCTTAAGATTCTGAAAGGCAGACTGCAAATGATTAACAGCAAGACTTTACAGGTGCTTGCAATATCCCTTATCTGGTGCAAATTCTTCCTCAAAGAAGTTTTCATTTTCCAATCTTATTATGTCTCCACCAAGGAGAGAGTGAAATGTTATGACAAATACAACAtttaaagcaaacaaaaaatatttacctTCTTCATTTCCTCAGGAGATGAATATTGCTTGCCTGTATGATCAAAAGCTCCAGTGCGAAGAACATATTCAGTGCTCAATGCAAGCGAGTTGACCCAATGCCCATGACCCTGAAACAAATACTCATTATTCTATATAAAGAAAAGTTTGAGAAATAGTAGAAAGTAGAGGAAATTAATAAATGACATCAACCACTGGGATTCAAGATAATAGACTCCCCAAATAAGACTAATAATAATAGATAGGAACACTAATGACAACAGCAGAAGAATGGCAATACAAGTTGGATAATGATATATGGCACAACTGAAGCAAATGATTTAATTTCAGAAGCagccaacaacaaaaaaaaaatcatcacgaCACATATCACATACTTgaacaaattttacaaatttatttttttgatatatcctaagagaagaaaaggaaatgcTGCAATAAAGCCCAAGGAAATTAGGAAACACATTGACTTCTGTTGTACAATCAGAGcataacttaaaatttgatAGGCATTTTAAATATCACAAGAGAATGCATTTATTCATGCTTAACAGTGGTGTACAAGCCAAGAGCCTTCtagctcaactggcacctcCTAGAGGGTGTTTGGTATATAcacttaaaaactaaaaacatgtatttgaaaacatgtgGGGAAATACGTgttgagtgaaaaagtgtggaaatacgtgtaatgttgtttaaaaactgaaaacatgtgtttgagtGGGTGTACCAAACGGGGTCCTAGTGTTTCCAATAAAGACGTTTGAGATTTAAATTCTCTCTCCCTCATtgttataattatcaaattatatccaataaaaaaaaatacagtggTTTACAGTACTGTTGGAGGGTAACCCACTACTGGGGCTTTTGGTCATTCAATTAAATTGAATGTTTTAATATGTGTATGATAGATAGAAGAAACGTGTGTAATAGGAAAAATATGAATTCTTGAAAACCCAAGTAAGAATTAGCACCATACTTGATCTTAGCCAAAAGGTCAAATATCCTTGAACATGTTCATTTCAAGTACTAGATAAAATAAAGTGAGATACATGTAAAACAAATCTAAGATCCTCTTTTTGGGGATAGGTACTAATACATTAAGAAACCAAGAAACATATAGGTATTCAAAGAGATCTTCAAATACTACAATCTAAAATAAGGAGATCAATCAAGATTTTGCATGTTACAATCATCCAGTCATACAAATATCTTAAGAAATAAGCTAAATGAATTTAAAGGATTTGTAAACAATCTAAAAAGAACATTTGATTTgaggaagaataaaaaacagAAGCACATTGGTACAATGAcagtctttgttttctttttcttttttttcctctcattgaCATAAGAAGGCAAAATGTGAAGAGGACGCTTTCCAATATAAAGGTTTTGCTTGAAGGCCTTCAAGTAACATAAACAAAATGGcacttacaaataaaaaaatatattataatgggtggagggtgaggtcatgggtaCAAAACTCAATGGTGCATGTGTAACTTCCAATCAAGAAAGTAACAAAAAGCTTTTAATAAACTGTTTTCATAAATTCTATGGACAAACACACTATTACTGATGAAGTAAAATTACAGCAGACTAGTTCCAACAGAGGAAGACATGGAAGGTGATAAATAATGACATCATAAGAACATTTACAAACAAGTAAAGGACATGAATTATTAGGAAAACAACTCTAAAAGAGTTATCACTACCTTTAATTCACGAATCAGCTTCCCTTGTGAAGTTTCCCAAACTTTGATAGTACAGTCCTGGGAGCTGCATCAATTGAGATGAAGATATGGTTAGAAATCCAGAGCACACTGAAGCTTGGATGGTGGCTATTAGACTAGTAAagcttattatttattaatacttgATTCTGGTTTTCTATAAGTAAACAGTAATTTGTGTTTATTCAAAATTACAATGATGGCCATCTCCTCAAAAGGGAAGTTCCATAACattttcttgagtttttaaaatGTAACTCAATCATCTTTATcatgaaattttcaattctcCAAAAACTTTGTCTCTTTTGCTTCATCAAGAGACAACTTCACCATTCTTTATGAAAGGCTCTAAGTAAATCtttataaattaagaaaatatcatcTACATCCTCTAgttgtatttattttggttgCTTGTGCCTTCCAGATCATTTTTCCTGCTTTTTAAGTTATTTCTTCTTTCATAAGAAGAAGACTAAAATAtataccccccccccctcacACACACAGAGACATACATTCATacaaacatatacacacacatatttatttgtattttatatatgtCATTCGAAATTGTAAATTGGAACTAGCATCTGTCTGACACATTGAGCCAATTTACAAATTAGCAAATCACATCATAAATTAAGATATGTACTCACCCTAACGAATCTCATTACATTGCATAGCCTGGGCATTCCACTCCCAATTTGTAAGCCAAAGTTGGCAAATTTACTTTAAGGGAAGAGAAGgagggagagggggggggggggtggtagGGACTTGGTTAAACCCCCATATAGCTTTACTCATACGCAGTGCAATCTTGAACATGTTATTACAAATTTAGAAAGGATTCACAAATCAGTTAAAGTTGTGAGAAATGcccaaccaaaaataaatggcaGAGCAGCCATGCCGTTCAAAGGTTGAAAAGACATTGAAGCACTTATAAAAATCAATACATGTTCTAGTAAGACAAAATTCATTGATCAACTGAATCTACATTtacagaaaacataaaataggAAAAGAAGTCCAGGTATACGTTTGTAACTATTAAGATTTTTGTAAAGATATAAAACTTCACCGATAAACATTGCAACATAATTATAAGAACTTGAGAAAAAAGGGTACCCTGTATAGATAACTCCATCTCCACCCCATTTTACACAAGTTATTGCAAGTGTGTGGCCACTAAGACAAATAACACATTTCTTAGTAACGATGTCCCATATGCGTGCATCACCATCTTTACTAGCACTTACAAATCGACGACATGGAGCATTCAGGTGGGCTGGTTCCCAAGAGATACCAGTAATCCATTTCTTGTGACCCTAATTAATAGCAGATTCCAAATGTTAATGTCCAGAAAATGTATTGGTAAGCCCactatttgaaaataataataataataataataataaagaaatttctagCACTAGCATCAATCATTACGTTCTGTGAACAATCAAAATTTATACAATGAACCAACATTTGGTCAAGTAAAAGACTTTACGGTAAGTGGATTGCCCGATGGCCTCCCTGTCTCAGGGTCCCAGCATAGAAGTTCTCCAGCCTTGCTGCCACTAACAAGATGCCTACCATCCGGAGACCATGCAATACAAAGAACCCAGTTCTTGTGTCCTGTATAAAAAGAGAAGGCTCATGATTGTTAATACAATGGATAGAGGAAGGGCAATGATTGGCCATCTACTCGAAAATTAAATTAAGTGCTATCCcagttttataaaatattaacaaaaaaaaaaaaaaaaaaaaaaaaaaaaaaaaaaaaaacggatcAAAGCATGTTATTCTCATTTAACATGCAGCATGTTATAGTGGGCACAAAAATTCAATACAAGGGCaatgtcaaaattttgagatttacagGACATGTccttgaggaaaaaaaaaagcacacacacacacacacaattgcATGATTACTTAAAAGTTCTGTGCGTCGTATAagttaagtttttttattttattctaattcCTTTTTTCCACTACATTTTCTTCAAGTGGTTACACATGAATATCAATGTGAGACGAGTCTCCTAGATTTCAAACCTGTACATGTGAATAGCGGTGTCTGGGTATTAAGATCCCAAATTCTGACTGTGGTATCACCAGAACCACTTGCCAAACGTCGCCCATCAGGACTAAAGGCAACTGAAAGTACAGCTTCAGTGTGACCTGCAGTGACATATACAGATttaagaaaaccaatgaaatgaTACTAAACTACATGCCGATAAAGACATTGCATATAAGGAGTGAATCTAAGACAAGGGTTAACCATACAAATTGAATTCATTAGCTGAATTTAGCTCAGTTTGGAAGCCAGGATTAACATCGGACAACAAAAAGGGGGGTGAAACTAattgaaaaagggaaaacgTTAGATTGCatcaatcaattaaaattagACTGGTGTAATCctttatagataatataattaaagtaCATCGGGAGGGCAGGGCGtacaagatttttttataaaagaagtACATGTAAAACCATTCAGTCATATGTACTTGCCATTGTATATGAATTCATTAACTATTATAAaaagaacaattaaaaaagaCTTTGCAGGTCATATCAGTAACAAGAGTTGTCTGGGCCCGTTTGATAATGTTGTTCtaataacgttgtttgtattttttagaaatacgtgtgggtaaaaaagtgtatgaaaatgcgtgtaatgttgtttaaacactgaaaactgttgttcaaAATACACTACCAAACACCCATCCTTGAAAAGTATTCCTATTCAAAATAACTTGTATGTACCATACTACAAACACAAATACCACAAAACTACTGCAATGGAATAGCATTTAAGTGGCACAATGATGGTCTCTAGACCAATGAAAACTATCAGTAGTCCACTCATAATAAAGTATCACAAAGCaaccaattattttttgataaatacaatgcaaccaattatataaaaaaggtaaaagagtTCATGTTGTCTTGTAGTTAATGTGTTCATGTAAAATggtaatgcaaaaaaattcaaaatatcatACCAGAAATTGTTGCTGAACAACGATTAACCGGACGAATTCGGAAAACAGCTTGTGGTTGATAAACTATTGAGAGTGCCTTCTCCACAGAAACTGCAAATTTGTTATCAGGTAAACAAACAATAGCAAAGCCTCATAAATCAGCCTTTAAATGCCTCATTCAAAAAACAAGAGCAATAACTAAAATCCAATTGCAACAGCTAAAGCGTGACACTTCTACTGCCAGTCTCATTTGACTaacctttgtttttctctaagtAAGTGCCAAGAGGCACAACAAGCTCCTTATCTGATATATAGAAAGAATAGGGCAACTTCTCCTCCTGAAACAAGCCAAAAATATAGACACTCATTGTTATTTAATTCATAGAAACACAAACGCAGCCTCTCAACATTTTTCAATTACTAAGGCCACCATTTCTAATAAGTTGATCAATTTACCATCCTTGCTACCATATTACATCATTCTGGGACCATAGCCCTGGCAGTTTTAGTCCCTCTACTTCCTAAATTCAAAGACTCATAATTTCCATTATCCACAAGTCCATGTGGCTGAATTTTCCATCTTCCTTATAATGCTTTCCTAGAAACTCAACCAAttcaatacaaaaattttcaagtctTCTTCTTTATCCTCCTAGAATTTCTCAACAACTAAACTAAAGAATTTTCAGGGCCAAAAGATTCAAacttgattattattattttttttttatatatataattacaacaTATAGTGTCCCGTCCATAATATTACTCTTTACCATCTTTCCAAGCAccaattgatttctttttttatgcaGGCCTATTTGAGGTCACTTATTCAATGACAataaactttaccaattgaactaactaAACCCAATTCGAACTTGACAAGTTGAACAGAGAAAGCTCAATTCATTTAACAGTTCAGCTTTCTCTTCTCACAATTTCTCAACAACCCAACATGCCACcgcaaccaaaaaacaaaacccagaagccaaaaggcaaaaaaaaacttacattgtTGAGAAGCTGATTGACCATTTGCTGAAGCTGTTGAGGCCCAGCGATTTGGGGAAGGTACATGGGAACTCCTAGAGGAGTTCCTTCTGGGTCCGTCAAAAGACACATCACCTTATTGCTTGTCTCTCTTTGCTCTTCTCCTTCCACCACCTCCATTGCTAAGCTTCAAATTCAAACCGTGTTTATGTGTATCTGTGTGTGCAATGGAACTCAAGGTTTTGTGTTTCAAAGAAACAGGGTtttggggtttgggttttagTTTAGGTTTCAGAGTTTTTGTTTTAGGTTTAGCAACTTTTATTACAAAATGCCTTTATAAAAGGCCACGCCAcgtcaacttttttttttttttgttttttatcgacaccaaaaaaatattttatatcaaataattaGATAACAGCTATATTTTTATGATCACCAACTCAAAAAAGTGTTTTATATTGAATGGTGTCACGTTAGTTATTTGGTGTATGTTTGGATTGCATGTTTCCGACCTGCAATCTAGCGTTTGCATTTTTGGTTGGATCACACGGTATTGTTTATGACCCAGTCAAAAACGTAAAAAGTGCATACCAATGGATTTTTTGGTTTCGCGAAactattttaacatttaaaaattattttgctatagtattttcaacaataaatttttagttttcagcaaataagtggtatccaaacacaccattGATGCTACATTTTTCAACATTATAATATCTAAACAAAATTATGGACCCATTAGGCCCTTGGTCATGATCTAAGGCTCTTGTGACCAAAACAAATGAATGTCCAAAAACAAAGAGTAAAATACAAGAGAAATATTACGTCTACacatttttattacattttatttttacaacaaatcttaggtaTCAGAGtattattggtgggtaaaagAAAAGTAACATTAATTGTGGACTCAAATTATAACTAATAGTAacaaaattttaactaaaatctaTCAAATAAATTGGTCTCCTTTACTCGACACTTTGCAATcttacaatttcaaaaaaatggtGGGCTAGTTGGCTGTTGCAGAACTAGAGGCTTGCAAAGAATTCAACTCAAAACACTATATTTGTAACTTTTTTAACTAATTATATCACTTGTTGTGATTATTGTATTATAAATGTGGTGTCAATAATAAACCCACATGAAAATAATGTTACTCTATTCATAACATAACATGACAATAGTTGtgtttgtaaaattattcattCAAAAATAGGAATTTGTATCAGGATCTTTGTAACTCAACAGCATAATTTGTTCCTCTTAATTAGGATAATTAAGATTCAAATCTTCCATATCAGgctattagattttttttttttccaagggTGGCTTGTACTTCTagggacaaaaaaaatatatacattatattttagattctcaagatttatttttttcaaaaggtGGCTTGTACTTCTAGGgaccaaaaaaatatacattttattttagattctcaaattaaaaaatgtagtaCAATAATCAACTTAATCATatgataaaatataataaaggtAAGAATTGTACCATACATTTTTAGGACGAATTAGGATCGAGTGCAATACCCTACCCTCTCCCCCACTCACAAACAACTTATACAATTTTACTATCTTTAcctttatctttaattttttcacttttttattcaatagTTGAGagtgaaaattgtttttttcaacttttaatctTAATTGTTGATAGCTATTGCATCAAGTACAATATTTAGATCTCAATCCTTTCAAGGCAGTAGCAATGAAAAGTTACAAATGGAGAGAAATGGATGGTGTTGTTATGATTACGATGTTAACGGGTAGGGTGATCAATTCACGGTAATTTAACTCTTCAACTTTCACTATAGtcctttctcccaaaaaaaaaaaaactttcactaTAGTCTatacaatacaaaatttaatacattaaGGTCATTTGCCATCTTTTAATAGAATGAAGAAATGTAAAAATACATGAGTGGTTCTTAAATTAGTTCACGagtaattttagtttttaaaattttaagttgatCATTTTTAGTCATCAAACTAAGtaatcactttaattttttttaaattaaaacaattttaatccttataaaatgatgatatattaattttttgtttaaccACGACATCTATAAGTTAAAAGTGATCATTTTATCATTACCTGTAGTCTTTCATCCTTTATTAGCTAAACTTTAGGCATCAACGATGTCTTTAAGCTATTAATTTCTATCATTGTAGttaaacccccaaaaaaaaaaaaattaaaaaaataaagaaaaagaacaagacaTACGTCATACATGATACACCTCCCCAAGTTCCAGGCTAATCTCCtgattagggatggcaatggggcggggcggggcggggccgaaggatgagATCTTCGCCCCCGCCCCGCATTgatttttcttgccccatccccgccccgccccgcatgacggggaaaatttcttgccccatccccgccccttaagGCCCCATGAAGACCCGCGAAGCCCCGCCCTACActgtaaaactttatttctcgttaattttccctacaactattaccattttttcaaataaaatgacatgtttcaataataaaaatatacttgaaattataaataaatttattctatcaaatcaaactaatttttagcaaaaactaaataatattatttaaatgtttaacaagacaatatcacaacaaaaatctcataacatgataaaataaaattttaacaagctTAAAGAAACAGTGTTGTTAAGCAGCTAAATGCccacacaaaattacaaaaacaatgacaTAGACACATATTTAGAGACACAGACCcgtaactcattaaaaaattatattatatttaacccttattaatgcggggcggggcggggatggggcggggtgggtctaaaaagtgtaaacccatccccgccccgccccgtggtgtgggtctaaaatctcaccccatccccgccccaccacctttgcggggcggggaaaacccgcACGGGGTGAAACGGGGaggggcggggaaaaattgccatccctactccTGATCACGTTATTTACGTCAAATGTAAATTTAGTGATAAACCGACTAACATCCTTGGGAAgtgggattttttaaaataaaataataatattcattctaatatttaattttttttttgagacaataatatttaattgttattaatgaatgattttcatttaataatataataaaaaactaatcacCTGAGATATATGTGACTCCATACTTTTACTTGTGGAAGAATAcctctattttattttccttaaagTTAATGCTTTCTTAAAATAGAAGTTATTGTGGTAATTATGCTtcttttaattatattcaatgctaccctataaatttttgttaataactttttatttaatcaatattttaaaattttcattgttaATCTTAATTAAGTTCTCACTTTTTTAATATgcacactattttttttttttttggatgaaatatgCACCCTAAAATTGGTTTTAATAAGATGGTATTTACTAGTTAGtctataaactcatattttatgtataaattttaagaaaacaaaaaaattgaaatatatttatAGATGAGATAATTATTAATATCTTAGTTTCTTGATATGTAAACAATCTAATAGTAAATTTTTCATAGTATACagtcaatatataaaaagttattgaCTAGCAtactattataaataaaaaaataaaataaaaagaaactgatgtaattttaatatatatatatatatatatataattttttttcattccatctcaaggattaa contains:
- the LOC115950906 gene encoding notchless protein homolog, producing the protein MEVVEGEEQRETSNKVMCLLTDPEGTPLGVPMYLPQIAGPQQLQQMVNQLLNNEEKLPYSFYISDKELVVPLGTYLEKNKVSVEKALSIVYQPQAVFRIRPVNRCSATISGHTEAVLSVAFSPDGRRLASGSGDTTVRIWDLNTQTPLFTCTGHKNWVLCIAWSPDGRHLVSGSKAGELLCWDPETGRPSGNPLTGHKKWITGISWEPAHLNAPCRRFVSASKDGDARIWDIVTKKCVICLSGHTLAITCVKWGGDGVIYTGSQDCTIKVWETSQGKLIRELKGHGHWVNSLALSTEYVLRTGAFDHTGKQYSSPEEMKKVALERYNKMKGNAPERLVSGSDDFTMFLWEPFVSKHPKTRMTGHQQLVNHVYFSPDGQWVASASFDKSVKLWNGATGKFVAAFRGHVGPVYQISWSADSRLLLSGSKDSTLKVWDIRTQKLKQDLPGHEDEVYAVDWSPDGEKVASGGKDRVLKLWMG